A region from the Pseudomonas cucumis genome encodes:
- a CDS encoding OmpA family protein, whose amino-acid sequence MSVLTRTVLPVLLLGSLLTGCATHSDGTAPLNQRTWPICSVIGGLVGGGLGAIESSAWAAGGAALGILTGGLICYAQDGDEDDDGVFDRRDRCPDTPADTPVEHHGCPLPQYPASVKPVEPPVSEVITLNGNVLFAYNQSELMPEARSELDSLMVKLQNTDVVSVKVVGHTDSQGSDAYNQKLSERRASSVAAYLLSQGLAPNKLTSEGRGESQPVADNDTEEGRAQNRRVELHINR is encoded by the coding sequence ATGAGCGTTCTCACAAGGACCGTCTTGCCGGTTCTGCTGCTTGGCAGTCTTCTGACCGGTTGTGCGACTCACAGCGATGGCACCGCCCCCCTCAATCAACGTACCTGGCCGATCTGCAGCGTCATTGGCGGACTGGTCGGCGGCGGTTTGGGCGCAATAGAAAGTAGTGCCTGGGCAGCGGGTGGCGCGGCGCTCGGGATTCTGACCGGTGGCCTGATCTGTTATGCCCAGGATGGCGATGAAGACGATGATGGCGTCTTCGATCGACGTGATCGTTGCCCCGATACGCCCGCCGATACGCCAGTCGAACATCACGGCTGCCCACTGCCGCAATACCCGGCCAGCGTGAAGCCTGTTGAACCTCCGGTATCCGAAGTCATCACCCTGAACGGCAACGTGCTGTTCGCTTACAACCAATCCGAGCTGATGCCCGAAGCGCGCAGTGAGCTGGATTCGCTGATGGTCAAATTGCAGAACACCGATGTGGTGAGTGTCAAAGTCGTCGGTCATACCGACAGCCAGGGTTCGGACGCCTATAACCAGAAACTGTCGGAACGTCGTGCCAGCAGCGTGGCGGCTTACCTGCTGAGTCAGGGGCTGGCGCCGAACAAACTCACCAGCGAAGGCCGGGGCGAAAGCCAGCCGGTGGCCGATAACGACACGGAAGAAGGGCGGGCACAAAACCGTCGTGTGGAATTGCACATCA
- a CDS encoding OmpA family protein, with product MSIIRTALPLVLLTSVLTGCAGLQKTDWPTCAAVGGVIGAGLGATESTAWAGGGALFLGSMAAAYCWVHGDGDEDGDGVPDSRDKCPGTPKGVRVDADGCPPPAPAPVVEETAVVKEEVIVIRDVHFQFDSAKLTPADKDVLSTIATRLKQESSSAQLTVTGHTDSVGSDAYNQKLSDRRAHSVVEYLISQGVPRSSFVSVTGAGESQPVADNKTADGRAMNRRTEIKINR from the coding sequence ATGAGCATAATTCGGACAGCATTACCCTTGGTTCTGCTAACCAGTGTGTTGACTGGTTGTGCAGGTTTGCAGAAAACCGATTGGCCGACCTGTGCAGCGGTCGGTGGTGTCATCGGTGCCGGCCTCGGTGCAACTGAAAGCACGGCCTGGGCCGGCGGTGGTGCATTGTTTCTCGGTAGCATGGCTGCGGCTTACTGCTGGGTGCACGGCGATGGCGACGAAGACGGTGATGGCGTACCGGACAGCCGCGACAAGTGCCCGGGAACACCTAAAGGCGTGCGGGTCGATGCCGACGGCTGCCCTCCACCGGCGCCTGCGCCGGTGGTCGAAGAGACGGCGGTGGTCAAGGAAGAAGTCATCGTCATCCGTGATGTGCACTTCCAGTTCGACTCGGCCAAACTCACCCCTGCCGATAAAGACGTACTCAGCACCATTGCCACGCGCCTGAAACAGGAATCCTCCAGCGCCCAACTGACCGTGACCGGTCATACCGACAGCGTCGGCAGTGATGCCTACAACCAGAAACTGTCGGATAGACGCGCCCATTCGGTGGTGGAGTACCTGATTTCCCAAGGCGTGCCACGCAGCAGTTTCGTGTCTGTGACCGGTGCCGGTGAAAGCCAACCGGTGGCCGATAACAAAACCGCTGATGGCCGCGCGATGAACCGGCGCACGGAAATCAAAATCAACCGCTAA
- a CDS encoding DUF6231 family protein, which yields MIAGISSRTPQQALAALLDRYAPTRLLLIGASEFPALEAFKLAHPDSIVAFAAPGPLPAELAAQRFDLALVVDCLEHLPKRDGLNLLGGIRNLNASRIAVLADLSACGWLETDFFSLALQANERFQRDDQVLTLFTYDLLDYKQVPDWLNSRFWANPENFGKYWW from the coding sequence ATGATTGCAGGTATTTCTTCGCGCACGCCCCAGCAGGCGTTGGCCGCTTTGCTTGATCGTTACGCCCCGACGCGTCTATTGCTTATAGGTGCCAGCGAATTCCCCGCGCTTGAGGCATTCAAGCTCGCGCACCCGGACAGCATCGTCGCTTTTGCTGCGCCCGGGCCACTGCCTGCCGAACTGGCAGCGCAACGTTTTGATCTGGCGCTGGTGGTCGATTGCCTCGAACACTTGCCCAAGCGCGACGGCCTGAACCTGCTCGGCGGGATACGCAACCTCAATGCCAGTCGCATTGCGGTGCTGGCCGACTTGTCGGCATGCGGTTGGCTGGAGACGGATTTTTTCTCCCTGGCACTGCAAGCCAACGAACGCTTCCAGCGCGACGATCAAGTGCTGACCCTGTTTACCTATGATCTGCTTGACTACAAACAGGTGCCCGACTGGCTTAACTCACGCTTCTGGGCCAATCCGGAAAATTTCGGGAAATATTGGTGGTAA